The following proteins are encoded in a genomic region of [Eubacterium] hominis:
- a CDS encoding YebC/PmpR family DNA-binding transcriptional regulator yields the protein MGRHFEVRAASMAKTAAVKAKLYSRYGKEILMAAKAGVPDPEMNASLKKVIERAKANQVPADVIKRAIDKAKGGTTENYSPATYEGFGSGGAATVIIDCLTDNANRTIADLRACFNKSHAKLGVAGCVSFNYEHVGLLSIAYEDEEAMMDALIMAEVELKDIEVEDGQMNITVEPTDLNKAKDAIEALIPDVTFDVLEDTMLPNEYVTLEGEDLKLFQRLINLLNEVDDVQQVYHNCGNINDPAE from the coding sequence ATGGGTAGACATTTTGAAGTACGTGCCGCTTCTATGGCAAAAACCGCAGCAGTAAAGGCAAAATTATATTCAAGATATGGTAAAGAAATTCTGATGGCAGCGAAAGCCGGTGTGCCTGATCCAGAAATGAATGCATCTTTGAAAAAAGTAATCGAACGTGCAAAAGCAAATCAGGTACCTGCAGATGTTATCAAAAGAGCAATTGATAAAGCAAAAGGTGGAACAACAGAAAACTATTCACCAGCTACATATGAAGGGTTCGGTTCTGGTGGAGCCGCAACTGTAATCATTGACTGTTTGACAGATAATGCAAACAGAACAATCGCTGATTTACGTGCTTGTTTCAATAAATCACACGCAAAATTAGGTGTTGCAGGATGTGTATCTTTCAACTATGAACACGTTGGTTTGTTATCTATCGCATACGAAGATGAAGAAGCGATGATGGATGCTTTGATTATGGCAGAAGTTGAATTAAAGGATATCGAAGTTGAAGATGGACAGATGAATATCACTGTGGAACCAACAGATTTGAATAAAGCAAAGGACGCAATTGAAGCATTGATTCCTGATGTAACATTTGACGTATTGGAAGATACTATGCTTCCTAATGAATATGTTACATTAGAAGGAGAAGATTTAAAATTGTTCCAGCGTTTGATCAACCTGTTGAATGAAGTAGATGATGTACAGCAGGTATATCACAACTGTGGAAATATTAACGATCCTGCAGAATAA
- a CDS encoding putative bacteriocin export ABC transporter: MISLNNITKQFGKHVVLQDLSLEFEANNMYAITGVSGCGKSTLLNIIGKLDKPTQGEVLYHQKPIKNVRNYLRSEIGYLFQNYALIEEQNVEKNLKIALAYQKNKEKSISQVLETVGLSGYEKQMIYELSGGEQQRVALARILLKPCNVVLADEPTGNLDEKNRDEVIEILKGMKKEGKCVIIATHDPFVANACDHIITLEKHK; this comes from the coding sequence ATGATTTCATTAAACAACATAACAAAACAATTTGGAAAGCATGTCGTTTTACAAGATTTAAGCCTTGAGTTTGAGGCAAACAATATGTATGCCATCACTGGTGTAAGCGGCTGTGGCAAGAGCACCTTATTAAATATCATTGGAAAATTGGATAAACCAACACAAGGAGAAGTTTTATATCATCAAAAGCCAATTAAGAACGTAAGAAATTATTTACGAAGTGAAATTGGTTATTTGTTTCAAAATTATGCGTTGATCGAAGAACAAAATGTAGAAAAAAATTTAAAAATCGCTTTGGCTTATCAAAAAAATAAAGAAAAATCTATATCTCAGGTACTCGAAACTGTTGGACTGAGTGGCTATGAAAAGCAAATGATTTATGAATTAAGTGGTGGAGAACAACAACGAGTAGCATTGGCAAGAATTTTGTTAAAGCCATGTAATGTGGTATTAGCAGATGAACCGACCGGAAATTTAGATGAAAAAAATCGTGATGAAGTTATCGAAATATTAAAAGGGATGAAAAAAGAAGGAAAATGTGTGATTATTGCGACTCATGATCCATTTGTGGCAAATGCATGTGATCATATCATCACATTGGAAAAACATAAATGA
- the ribF gene encoding riboflavin biosynthesis protein RibF: MKIYHIGIDHGDEIKTPITACIGYFDGLHLGHQKLVECVVETAKNTNTEPSLITFEPDPWKVIKHMEHIPHITPMKKRMQIGESLGIKNWIILDFTKSMANLSVEGFHQEVLGKLNLHTLVCGYDFHYAGMGKGNVDTLKSQREFEVKVVEEVDSEHQKISSTRIEKLLEDGRMEKAAAIMGRAYEIEGHVKEGNHIGRTVGFPTANLLMDDHYITPKQGVYVGEVLCKGIWYPAIMNVGHNPSFNYQKDTSMEAHLLDFQDDIYGEAVVFRFLSFLREECRFPGKDAFMEQLKKDEQTARTYFQKRKEGSACV; this comes from the coding sequence ATGAAGATATATCATATAGGAATCGATCATGGAGATGAGATAAAAACACCAATTACAGCATGTATCGGATATTTTGACGGTTTGCATTTGGGACATCAAAAACTGGTAGAATGTGTTGTGGAAACGGCTAAAAATACAAATACGGAGCCTTCTTTGATTACATTTGAACCAGACCCATGGAAGGTAATTAAACATATGGAACATATCCCGCACATAACACCAATGAAAAAACGTATGCAGATTGGAGAATCGCTGGGAATCAAAAATTGGATCATCTTGGATTTCACAAAAAGCATGGCAAATTTAAGTGTAGAAGGATTTCATCAGGAAGTACTTGGAAAATTAAATCTACATACACTTGTATGCGGATATGATTTCCATTATGCCGGCATGGGCAAAGGAAACGTAGATACGCTGAAAAGTCAAAGAGAATTTGAGGTAAAAGTTGTTGAAGAAGTTGACAGTGAACATCAAAAAATATCCAGTACTCGTATAGAAAAACTGCTGGAAGATGGAAGAATGGAGAAAGCAGCTGCCATTATGGGGAGAGCTTATGAAATCGAAGGACATGTAAAAGAAGGAAACCATATTGGCAGAACTGTAGGCTTTCCTACAGCTAATCTATTAATGGATGATCATTATATAACACCAAAACAAGGTGTTTATGTCGGTGAAGTTTTATGTAAAGGAATATGGTATCCTGCGATTATGAATGTAGGGCATAACCCAAGCTTTAATTATCAAAAGGATACATCTATGGAAGCGCATCTATTAGATTTTCAGGATGACATCTATGGAGAAGCAGTTGTTTTTCGCTTTCTGTCGTTTTTAAGAGAAGAATGTCGTTTTCCTGGGAAAGACGCATTCATGGAACAGTTAAAGAAAGATGAACAGACTGCCCGTACATATTTCCAAAAGAGAAAGGAAGGATCAGCATGCGTTTAA
- a CDS encoding Ku protein, whose translation MAVAHKGAISFGLVHIPIQMYRTTQDNDISFNQLCKDTKERVKYKKYCPNCQKELKSDDIVKGYQYEKDKYVIMTNDEIEELKAEKDRTIHILQFSELEGIRDIFYEKNYYAIPEKHAEKAYELLYAAMKDLGVVAIAKTVIGTKETLLALCPEEEGILVKTLFYDDEIVDMPKTLTHPKIEKAEKDMAKQLIESMKKPFEPELYHDEFQERLKEAIEAKIHGDDVVHGSDARKDNITPMDLMEALQQSIAQSKPKAKGRRRRVTH comes from the coding sequence ATGGCAGTCGCACATAAAGGCGCTATTTCATTTGGACTTGTACATATTCCTATCCAAATGTATCGTACAACACAGGATAATGATATTTCTTTTAATCAGTTATGCAAGGATACGAAAGAACGTGTCAAATATAAGAAATATTGTCCTAATTGTCAGAAAGAATTAAAAAGTGATGATATCGTGAAAGGATACCAATATGAAAAGGATAAGTATGTCATTATGACAAATGATGAAATTGAAGAATTAAAGGCAGAAAAAGATCGTACCATTCATATCCTTCAGTTCAGTGAGCTGGAAGGGATACGCGATATTTTCTATGAAAAAAACTATTATGCGATACCTGAAAAACATGCGGAAAAAGCATATGAGTTATTATATGCCGCAATGAAGGATCTAGGTGTTGTCGCTATTGCGAAAACCGTGATTGGCACAAAGGAAACACTATTGGCATTATGTCCAGAAGAGGAAGGCATTTTAGTGAAAACATTATTTTATGATGATGAAATTGTGGATATGCCTAAAACTCTTACACATCCAAAAATTGAAAAAGCTGAAAAAGATATGGCAAAACAATTGATTGAAAGTATGAAGAAACCATTTGAACCAGAGTTATATCATGATGAGTTTCAGGAACGTTTAAAAGAAGCCATTGAAGCTAAAATTCATGGAGATGATGTTGTCCATGGCAGTGATGCACGTAAAGATAACATTACACCAATGGATTTAATGGAAGCTTTACAACAGTCTATTGCGCAAAGTAAGCCAAAAGCCAAAGGTAGAAGACGGCGGGTTACTCACTGA
- a CDS encoding helix-turn-helix transcriptional regulator, which produces MDAKKIGAFIKMMREEKKMTIDEFAKAANLESKAIIEYEAGVKKLNSKELTNISKALQVPLISVIWGEKPNWEQKPAIHRKEKL; this is translated from the coding sequence ATGGATGCAAAGAAAATCGGGGCATTCATCAAAATGATGCGAGAAGAAAAAAAGATGACAATTGATGAATTTGCGAAAGCAGCTAATCTTGAATCAAAGGCAATCATAGAATATGAAGCAGGGGTAAAAAAATTAAACAGCAAAGAATTAACGAATATTTCCAAGGCATTACAAGTGCCGCTGATCAGTGTGATTTGGGGTGAAAAACCTAATTGGGAACAAAAACCGGCTATTCATAGAAAAGAAAAGTTGTAA
- the truB gene encoding tRNA pseudouridine(55) synthase TruB: MDGILVIHKEAGMTSHDVVAQLRRILHIKKIGHSGTLDPQATGVLLVLVGKACKALPYLEDTDKEYIATMRLGEKYDTDDIWGALQETREVMPIQNFDSVLQTFQGNIKQYPPMVSSVRVNGRKLYEYARNHETVERPLRDVTIYDIEALDDQKLEFRVACSSGTYIRSLCVDIAEKTGNLGCMSSLVRTKVGRFSLNDACTLDDARNGNFKLHTLMDMFAGYTQIAYEPIQDVFNGKKIKLQCDADEVMITHNQEIVAVYQRVENDVYRCARGLW; encoded by the coding sequence ATGGATGGAATTTTAGTAATTCATAAAGAAGCGGGTATGACAAGTCATGATGTTGTAGCCCAGCTAAGAAGAATTTTACATATAAAAAAAATCGGACATAGTGGAACCTTGGATCCACAAGCAACCGGTGTTTTATTGGTACTGGTAGGCAAGGCATGTAAAGCATTGCCTTATTTAGAGGATACAGATAAAGAATATATCGCAACCATGCGTTTGGGAGAAAAATATGATACTGATGACATCTGGGGAGCGTTACAGGAAACAAGAGAAGTAATGCCAATCCAGAATTTTGATTCTGTATTACAAACGTTTCAAGGGAATATCAAACAATATCCGCCAATGGTCAGCAGTGTTCGGGTCAATGGCAGAAAACTATATGAATATGCAAGAAATCATGAAACGGTGGAACGTCCTTTAAGAGATGTCACGATTTATGATATTGAAGCATTAGATGATCAAAAACTAGAGTTTCGTGTTGCTTGCAGTTCTGGTACATATATTCGCTCTTTATGTGTGGATATCGCAGAGAAAACAGGCAATCTTGGCTGTATGTCATCTTTGGTGCGCACAAAAGTAGGCAGATTTTCTTTAAACGATGCCTGTACATTAGATGATGCGAGAAATGGAAATTTCAAATTACATACCTTAATGGATATGTTTGCGGGATATACACAAATCGCATATGAACCCATTCAGGATGTTTTTAATGGGAAGAAAATTAAACTGCAATGTGATGCTGATGAAGTCATGATTACGCATAATCAGGAAATTGTTGCTGTTTATCAAAGAGTGGAAAACGATGTATATCGTTGTGCACGTGGATTATGGTAG
- the aspS gene encoding aspartate--tRNA ligase, which translates to MKRTHTNGELRLSNVNEQVTLIGWVAKRRNFGALVFIDLRDRSGITQLVFNEELAKQISDVRNEYILQVSGIVVERKDKNPKLATGDIEIQVEEVTIVNKAETTPIIVADETDALEDTRLKYRYLDLRRSPIQKNLMLRHQVTMITRNFLSDHGFLEIETPILCKSTPEGARDYLVPSRVSPGEFYALPQSPQIYKQLLMVGGLEKYFQIARCFRDEDLRADRQPEFTQIDIEMSFIEEEDIWNITEELMRKIFKEIKHVDLPEFVRIPYDECMERFGSDKPDMRFGMELCNVNDIFANTTFKIFADVLENKGVIQAMVVKGGADKFSRKDLDKLQEFVKVYGAKALAYLKLANGEFSGSVAKVVSDEEKAVLKAQLGLEDNDLLFMVAAKKKVAQTSLGALRNKLGHDLNLIDESKFAFLWVTNFPMFEYVEEEDRYVAAHHPFTCPNLEDVDKLMSDPANCYSRAYDLVLNGYELLSGSIRIHDQELQKKVFEAIGMSLEEAYNKFGFFIDAFKYGTPPHGGVGIGLERLVMILAGTDNIRDVVAFPKTASASDLMSEAPSPVYDEQLKELHIGITHPVKEH; encoded by the coding sequence ATGAAAAGAACACATACAAATGGAGAATTAAGATTATCCAATGTGAATGAACAGGTGACACTTATTGGTTGGGTCGCAAAACGCAGAAATTTTGGCGCACTTGTTTTCATTGATTTACGTGATCGCTCTGGTATCACACAGCTGGTATTCAATGAAGAACTGGCAAAACAGATCAGTGACGTACGTAATGAATACATATTACAGGTAAGCGGCATTGTTGTGGAACGTAAAGATAAGAACCCAAAACTTGCGACAGGGGATATCGAAATCCAGGTAGAAGAAGTTACCATCGTAAATAAAGCAGAAACTACGCCAATCATTGTTGCGGATGAAACAGATGCATTGGAAGATACACGTTTGAAATATCGTTATCTTGATTTAAGAAGAAGTCCGATACAAAAGAATCTGATGCTTCGCCATCAGGTCACAATGATCACAAGAAACTTCTTGTCAGATCATGGATTCTTGGAAATTGAAACACCAATCCTATGTAAGTCTACACCAGAAGGTGCTCGTGACTATTTGGTCCCAAGTCGTGTAAGTCCTGGAGAATTTTATGCACTTCCACAATCACCACAGATTTATAAACAATTATTGATGGTGGGTGGATTAGAAAAATATTTCCAGATCGCAAGATGTTTCCGTGATGAAGATTTACGTGCAGACCGTCAGCCTGAGTTTACACAGATCGATATTGAAATGAGCTTTATCGAAGAAGAAGATATCTGGAATATTACAGAAGAACTGATGCGCAAGATATTTAAAGAAATCAAACATGTGGATCTTCCTGAATTTGTACGTATTCCATATGATGAATGTATGGAACGCTTTGGAAGCGATAAACCTGATATGCGTTTTGGTATGGAATTGTGCAATGTAAATGATATTTTTGCGAACACAACCTTTAAGATTTTCGCAGACGTATTAGAAAATAAAGGCGTTATTCAGGCAATGGTTGTGAAAGGCGGCGCAGATAAATTCTCACGTAAAGATTTAGACAAGCTGCAGGAATTTGTAAAAGTATATGGCGCAAAAGCGCTGGCGTATTTAAAACTTGCGAATGGGGAATTCAGTGGCTCTGTCGCAAAAGTTGTAAGTGATGAAGAAAAAGCTGTACTAAAAGCACAGCTTGGTTTAGAAGATAATGATTTATTGTTCATGGTTGCGGCTAAGAAAAAAGTTGCCCAAACATCACTTGGTGCCTTAAGAAACAAGCTTGGTCATGATTTAAATCTGATCGATGAATCAAAATTCGCCTTCCTTTGGGTCACAAACTTCCCAATGTTTGAATATGTAGAAGAAGAGGATCGATATGTTGCGGCACATCATCCATTCACTTGTCCAAATTTAGAAGATGTAGATAAACTAATGAGTGATCCGGCAAATTGCTATTCTCGTGCATATGACCTTGTATTAAATGGCTATGAACTGTTAAGTGGTTCTATCCGTATTCATGATCAAGAACTTCAAAAGAAAGTCTTTGAAGCAATTGGCATGTCTTTAGAAGAAGCTTATAATAAATTTGGATTCTTCATTGATGCATTTAAATATGGTACACCTCCACATGGTGGTGTAGGTATTGGATTAGAGCGTTTGGTCATGATTCTGGCAGGAACTGACAATATCCGTGATGTTGTCGCATTCCCTAAAACAGCTAGTGCATCTGATCTAATGAGTGAAGCACCAAGTCCGGTATATGATGAACAATTGAAGGAATTGCATATTGGTATTACACATCCTGTAAAAGAACACTAA
- a CDS encoding DNA ligase encodes MDFDKRDIRPMLIGVEQPAFDDEDYIYEWKMDGVRCLVYVDEHKAVLQNKRGLLLNRKFPELKDIGKQVKHRCILDGELYIFKDGINDFFEVQKRTLTSDPFKIRLHASKYPATFTAFDILYDKDQFLVDLPLMKRKQHLSKIIKENERINISRYIEKDGIRLFDLAKQHGLEGIVAKRKESKYHIDKRTKEWIKCKNLLDDDFVITGYILKEKGVVSLVMAQYDHQHLTYMGHVSMGVSLSYLQTHSKKSEDCPFDIYPEGNENAIWIKPFLVGTVKFMEYTKQGGLRQPVFKGFRDDKLPEECMKKAQ; translated from the coding sequence ATGGACTTTGATAAACGGGATATCCGCCCTATGTTGATTGGTGTTGAACAGCCGGCATTTGATGATGAAGATTATATCTATGAATGGAAGATGGATGGTGTTCGCTGTCTGGTTTATGTAGATGAGCATAAAGCTGTCTTGCAAAATAAACGTGGATTATTATTGAATCGAAAGTTTCCAGAGTTAAAAGATATTGGCAAACAAGTAAAGCACCGTTGTATTCTGGATGGTGAGTTATATATTTTCAAAGATGGCATCAACGATTTCTTTGAAGTACAGAAACGTACTCTAACAAGTGATCCTTTCAAAATCAGGCTGCATGCTTCCAAATATCCAGCTACCTTTACAGCATTTGATATCTTATATGATAAAGATCAATTTCTTGTGGATCTACCCTTGATGAAAAGAAAGCAGCATTTATCAAAAATCATCAAAGAAAATGAAAGAATCAATATCAGCCGCTATATTGAAAAAGATGGCATCCGTTTGTTTGATTTGGCGAAACAACATGGATTAGAAGGCATCGTTGCCAAACGCAAGGAAAGCAAATATCATATAGATAAACGTACAAAAGAATGGATCAAATGTAAAAATCTTTTAGATGATGACTTTGTGATTACAGGATATATTTTAAAAGAAAAAGGTGTTGTTTCACTGGTAATGGCACAATATGATCATCAACATCTTACCTATATGGGGCATGTCAGTATGGGTGTTTCCCTTTCCTATCTACAAACGCACAGTAAGAAAAGTGAAGACTGTCCATTTGATATTTATCCTGAAGGAAATGAAAATGCGATATGGATCAAGCCATTTCTAGTTGGTACCGTTAAGTTTATGGAATATACAAAACAAGGTGGCCTTCGTCAACCGGTATTTAAAGGTTTTCGTGATGATAAATTACCTGAAGAGTGTATGAAAAAAGCACAATAG
- a CDS encoding ROK family transcriptional regulator encodes MGNNQMLVFQAITKYHHATMVELVRESNLSSPVVKQILEEMESRGYVEKQMLNTSSKGRNANVYSLNHKKFMILGLFIDERTVDISIRDALSHTHYENHLYLKETKELEDFIVTLVERFAVTCVSVAAAGIVDGLYFYRNQKGTLGQFGICEQLSKRLSIPVIIQNDVKTMMMGYVANHTMKDLAYVYFSTTGVGSSYCFHKQMIQGVHHYSGELGMIPFYGKSINEIIQSGVDDQLMKNIITQIITIVSVTIDPQCIVIAGKNIPFHLEKEIKESCKTYLGDRYDLHLEFRNVPLLDVMEGVHYLGIQRLFEEYVKQGKKA; translated from the coding sequence ATGGGAAATAATCAAATGCTGGTTTTTCAGGCAATCACAAAGTATCATCATGCGACGATGGTTGAGCTGGTAAGGGAAAGCAATCTTTCATCTCCTGTTGTAAAACAGATCTTAGAAGAAATGGAATCACGGGGATATGTTGAAAAACAGATGTTGAATACATCTTCCAAAGGTAGAAATGCCAATGTATATAGTTTAAATCATAAGAAATTTATGATTTTGGGATTATTTATTGATGAGCGAACAGTGGATATATCCATACGAGATGCTTTATCACATACGCATTATGAAAACCATCTCTATCTGAAAGAAACAAAAGAACTGGAAGATTTTATTGTGACACTGGTAGAACGTTTTGCGGTGACATGTGTCAGTGTTGCGGCTGCCGGTATCGTGGATGGTCTGTATTTTTATCGTAATCAAAAAGGAACGCTTGGTCAATTTGGCATATGCGAACAACTAAGCAAACGTTTGTCAATTCCTGTCATAATTCAAAATGATGTAAAAACGATGATGATGGGATATGTTGCCAATCATACAATGAAAGATCTAGCATATGTATATTTTAGTACGACAGGTGTAGGAAGCAGTTATTGTTTTCATAAACAGATGATACAGGGGGTTCATCATTACAGTGGAGAACTAGGAATGATTCCATTTTATGGAAAAAGTATCAATGAAATCATTCAATCTGGTGTAGATGATCAGTTAATGAAAAATATTATCACACAGATCATCACCATTGTATCGGTAACCATTGATCCACAATGTATCGTTATTGCAGGTAAAAATATTCCTTTTCATTTAGAAAAAGAAATCAAAGAAAGTTGTAAAACATATTTAGGGGATCGATATGATCTGCACTTAGAATTTCGCAATGTTCCATTACTTGATGTAATGGAGGGGGTTCATTATCTAGGAATCCAGCGTTTGTTTGAAGAATATGTAAAACAAGGTAAAAAAGCGTAA
- a CDS encoding histidine--tRNA ligase gives MNYQVPRGTQDVLPKDISKWHQIEEMIRQFCYVYNFEEIRTPIFEHTNVFKRGNDSSDMVNKEMYTFTLENSSTSLTLRPEGTAGVVRSFVENKMFGYPDLPMKMYYVGPQCRHERPQKGRMRIFNQFGVEVVGAKSPMLDVEAIALGYSFLSAVGLQDMKVLINTLGDDASRDAYRTALKEHFKDGIKDMCGDCQRRYEQNPLRILDCKVDHDSELMKTAPKMSDYLTEESKAYFQAVLDGLDALGIPYEIEDTLVRGLDYYTHTVFEIVSENKEMGAQSTVLAGGRYDGLVEYFGGPEKMSGIGWALGIERLIIACEAEGIVLGEDEGLDAYVLCLSPKVQIEALQIVTELRAAGYRSECEFLNRSFKAQFKTVERKKAKTAIIVGEKDIEQGTVNIKNIATQTQQTVALDGVVDAMDALFGEEEHEHVCTCEDGNCTCGQHKE, from the coding sequence ATGAACTATCAGGTCCCAAGAGGAACACAGGATGTATTGCCAAAGGATATTAGTAAATGGCACCAGATTGAAGAAATGATCCGTCAGTTTTGTTATGTATACAACTTTGAAGAAATCCGTACACCAATTTTTGAGCACACTAACGTATTCAAAAGAGGAAATGACTCCAGTGATATGGTCAATAAAGAAATGTATACTTTTACATTGGAAAACAGCTCCACATCATTGACACTTCGCCCAGAAGGAACAGCTGGTGTTGTCAGAAGCTTCGTGGAAAATAAAATGTTTGGATATCCGGATTTACCAATGAAAATGTATTATGTCGGTCCACAGTGCCGTCATGAACGTCCACAGAAAGGCAGAATGAGAATCTTCAACCAGTTTGGTGTGGAGGTCGTCGGCGCAAAAAGTCCAATGCTAGATGTAGAAGCCATCGCTTTAGGGTATTCATTTTTATCTGCTGTTGGTTTACAGGATATGAAGGTATTAATTAATACTTTGGGTGATGATGCATCACGTGATGCTTATCGTACGGCATTAAAAGAACACTTTAAAGACGGTATTAAGGATATGTGTGGAGATTGTCAACGTCGTTATGAACAAAATCCTTTACGTATCTTAGATTGTAAAGTCGATCATGATTCTGAATTAATGAAAACAGCGCCTAAGATGAGTGATTATCTTACAGAAGAGAGTAAAGCTTATTTTCAGGCAGTATTAGATGGCTTGGATGCACTGGGTATCCCATATGAAATTGAGGATACATTAGTACGTGGGTTAGATTATTATACACACACCGTATTTGAAATCGTAAGTGAAAATAAAGAAATGGGTGCACAGTCTACTGTACTTGCTGGTGGCCGTTATGATGGACTGGTTGAATATTTTGGTGGTCCTGAAAAGATGAGTGGTATTGGATGGGCACTAGGTATTGAACGTTTGATTATCGCATGTGAAGCAGAAGGTATCGTATTAGGTGAAGATGAAGGCTTGGATGCTTATGTATTATGTTTATCACCAAAGGTACAAATTGAAGCTTTACAGATTGTTACAGAGTTAAGAGCTGCCGGTTATCGCAGTGAATGTGAATTCTTAAATCGTTCATTTAAAGCGCAGTTTAAAACTGTAGAGCGCAAGAAAGCTAAGACTGCAATCATCGTTGGTGAAAAGGATATTGAACAGGGTACCGTCAATATCAAAAATATCGCTACACAAACACAACAGACAGTTGCATTAGATGGTGTTGTGGATGCAATGGATGCATTGTTTGGTGAAGAAGAACATGAACATGTTTGTACATGTGAAGATGGAAACTGTACATGTGGACAGCATAAAGAATAG
- a CDS encoding tRNA 2-thiocytidine(32) synthetase TtcA produces MKLQEILRNIRKADQDYRMIQDGDRIAVGVSGGKDSMVLLAALHMYSKFQGKNFHVVGIHIKIGFPNMDFSEVEAFCERESIEFHSFDSMIYKILQRNLDKNGDLKCSLCSKFKKASVIEEAKKLNCNKIAFGHHSNDAVETLFMNMIHGGKIATFLPKMYMSRTDVMFIRPLIYCFEEDILNAQCNNEIPFVKSTCPNDGYTERQEMKDMLKELYEKYPMAKGNFVHMLSNEKQVDLWHKLQDDEEDPFEKMMKENDV; encoded by the coding sequence ATGAAATTACAGGAGATATTACGCAATATCAGGAAAGCGGATCAGGATTATCGTATGATTCAGGATGGTGATCGTATTGCGGTTGGGGTAAGCGGTGGAAAAGACAGTATGGTACTGCTTGCGGCGTTACATATGTATTCAAAATTTCAGGGTAAAAACTTTCATGTTGTTGGTATTCATATCAAAATCGGTTTTCCCAATATGGATTTTTCAGAAGTAGAAGCTTTCTGTGAACGTGAAAGCATAGAATTTCACAGCTTTGATTCTATGATATATAAAATCTTACAACGTAATCTGGATAAAAACGGCGATTTAAAATGCAGTCTGTGTTCAAAATTCAAAAAGGCTTCTGTCATTGAAGAAGCCAAAAAGCTCAACTGTAATAAAATCGCATTTGGTCATCACAGCAATGATGCTGTAGAAACTTTATTTATGAATATGATCCATGGTGGCAAGATTGCGACATTCTTACCAAAGATGTATATGTCACGTACCGATGTGATGTTTATACGTCCTTTGATTTACTGCTTTGAAGAAGATATTTTAAATGCACAATGCAATAATGAAATCCCTTTTGTGAAAAGCACCTGTCCAAATGATGGTTATACAGAACGACAGGAAATGAAAGACATGTTGAAAGAGCTATATGAAAAATATCCAATGGCAAAAGGTAATTTCGTACATATGTTAAGCAATGAAAAGCAAGTAGATCTATGGCATAAGCTGCAGGATGATGAGGAAGATCCTTTTGAAAAAATGATGAAAGAAAACGATGTGTAA
- a CDS encoding hydrolase — translation MDAKERFINIYKEMIHREGSDKLLDYLLSEHCDFFTAPASTRFHGAYPQGLLEHSLNVYDCLCDYLSRERAKQVYHMNYSDETIAIVALLHDICKVNCYKESTRNVKVNGTWTQVPYYEFDDQLPYGHGEKSVYIITGFMRLSREEAFAIRYHMGFSGNDEVRNVGQSFEQFPLSFALSCADMEATYYIEGK, via the coding sequence ATGGACGCAAAAGAACGTTTTATCAACATATATAAAGAGATGATTCATCGTGAAGGCAGTGATAAATTGTTAGATTATTTATTAAGTGAACACTGTGATTTTTTCACTGCTCCCGCTTCTACCAGATTTCATGGCGCATATCCACAAGGACTTCTTGAGCATAGTTTAAACGTTTATGACTGTCTTTGTGATTATTTATCAAGAGAGCGGGCAAAGCAGGTTTATCATATGAATTATTCAGATGAAACAATCGCAATCGTGGCCCTGTTACATGATATCTGTAAGGTCAACTGTTATAAGGAAAGTACACGGAATGTGAAGGTGAACGGTACATGGACACAGGTACCATATTATGAATTTGATGATCAACTGCCATATGGGCATGGAGAAAAAAGTGTATACATCATCACAGGCTTTATGCGTTTAAGCAGGGAAGAAGCATTCGCAATTCGCTATCATATGGGATTTAGCGGTAATGATGAAGTAAGAAATGTTGGACAAAGCTTTGAACAGTTTCCATTATCTTTTGCATTAAGCTGTGCGGATATGGAGGCAACTTATTATATTGAAGGAAAGTAA